A portion of the Glycine max cultivar Williams 82 chromosome 10, Glycine_max_v4.0, whole genome shotgun sequence genome contains these proteins:
- the LOC100781133 gene encoding probable glycerol-3-phosphate acyltransferase 3: MAKLFRAFFFKSLFFFWYRFLFRQLRNLIRFHRTISNSFSGATPTQFNKYQKFPSLIHRSDLNDHMLIFDVENALLKSSSLFPYFMLVAFEAGGLVRAIVLVLLYPFVCVVGKEMGLKIMVMACFFGIKASSFRVGRSVLPKFFLEDVGAEMFEALKKGGKTVGVTNLPHVMVESFLREYLDIDFVVGREMKVFCGYYVGLMEDTKTMHALELVKEGKGCSDMIGITRFRNIRDHDLFFSHCKEVYVVSEADKRSWQKLARERYPRGLIFHDGRLALRPTPAESIAMLMWFPYAIILSVIRISLALSLPFTISTPLLVFSGIRLTTTTSAPTRPHNIKQNNKGIVGNLYVCNHRTLLDPLYISFSLQKNLTAVTYSLSRMSEILAPIKTVRLTRNRDEDAKMMKNLLGQGDLVVCPEGTTCREPYLLRFSPLFSEMCDEIVPVAVDSHVSMFHGTTAGGLKCLDPFFFLMNPEPVYTVQLLNHVFPSQLLSSHTSNTSVLDHQTSRFHVANRVQTQIGTALGFECTKLTRKDKYLMLAGNEGIVNSNTKCKSKSKS, translated from the exons ATGGCTAAATTGTTCAGAGCGTTTTTCTTCaagtctcttttcttcttttggtaCCGTTTTCTCTTTAGGCAACTAAGGAACCTAATCCGTTTCCACAGAACCATAAGCAATTCTTTTTCGGGTGCAACACCAACACAGTTTAATAAGTACCAGAAATTCCCCTCTCTAATCCACCGATCAGACCTCAACGATCACATGTTGATCTTTGATGTCGAAAACGCGTTGTTGAAATCCTCTTCTTTGTTCCCATATTTCATGCTCGTGGCCTTTGAGGCAGGGGGGCTTGTTAGAGCCATAGTTTTGGTTCTTCTATACCCTTTTGTTTGTGTCGTAGGAAAAGAGATGGGGTTGAAGATAATGGTCATGGCATGCTTCTTCGGGATCAAAGCATCGAGCTTCAGAGTTGGAAGGTCCGTTTTGCCCAAATTCTTCTTGGAGGACGTTGGTGCAGAAATGTTTGAGGCACTCAAAAAAGGAGGGAAGACAGTGGGAGTTACCAATTTACCCCACGTGATGGTGGAAAGCTTCTTGAGAGAGTATTTGGACATTGATTTCGTTGTGGGAAGGGAGATGAAAGTTTTCTGCGGATACTACGTGGGGTTGATGGAGGACACAAAAACTATGCATGCCTTGGAGCTAGTAAAAGAAGGGAAAGGATGCTCCGACATGATCGGAATCACAAGGTTTCGCAACATTCGCGACCATGATCTATTTTTCTCTCATTGCAAG GAAGTGTACGTGGTGTCAGAAGCAGACAAGAGGAGCTGGCAAAAGCTAGCAAGGGAGAGATACCCCAGAGGCCTTATCTTTCACGATGGAAGATTGGCGCTAAGACCCACTCCAGCGGAGTCCATAGCAATGTTGATGTGGTTCCCCTATGCAATCATCCTCTCTGTTATTCGCATTTCCCTGGCTCTCTCTCTTCCATTTACCATCTCAACCCCCTTGTTGGTCTTTAGTGGGATCCGTCTCACCACAACAACATCAGCACCCACACGCCCCCACAAcattaaacaaaacaacaagGGCATTGTTGGTAATCTCTACGTGTGTAACCACAGAACATTATTAGACCCGCTCTACATATCTTTCTCATTGCAAAAAAACTTAACCGCCGTCACGTACAGTTTGAGTAGGATGTCTGAGATCCTTGCCCCAATCAAAACGGTGCGGTTAACTAGAAACCGCGACGAGGATgcgaaaatgatgaaaaatttgCTGGGGCAAGGGGACCTGGTGGTTTGTCCTGAAGGGACCACATGTAGAGAACCTTATTTATTGAGGTTCAGCCCTCTGTTCTCAGAGATGTGCGATGAGATTGTCCCCGTTGCAGTTGATTCCCACGTTAGTATGTTCCACGGAACCACTGCTGGTGGACTTAAGTGCTTGGACCCATTCTTCTTTCTCATGAACCCCGAGCCTGTTTACACGGTTCAGCTGCTCAACCATGTTTTCCCTTCCCAATTACTATCATCTCACACCAGTAACACCAGCGTTCTTGACCATCAAACTTCGAGGTTTCATGTGGCTAATAGGGTCCAAACACAGATTGGTACCGCGTTGGGGTTTGAGTGCACTAAACTCACACGAAAGGACAAGTACTTGATGTTAGCTGGTaatgaaggcattgttaatTCCAACACCAAATGCAAAAGCAAGTCCAAGTCGTAG
- the LOC100306582 gene encoding uncharacterized protein isoform X2: MDHTVPREKDVEFDLECGGNSSDEDVGNDLYVSDRESKGAFGWAWNGILNVDGSYKGKSGTESCSNSAKSGDVVVMDENNVELLVDKGFVQHQFSNVNGNHAKQKTKLFIPKKPPKPPLPPRGPSLDAGDQKFMEELAELALQKRARVKKMKAVRKMKASKSSSSSSTYTSLYAMVITVFFFLVIILHGIRSANSAAVGLMDSPEATIAGNEGLISIQYPPDFNRNEGDAPGSRNPFQQKR; the protein is encoded by the exons ATGGACCATACTGTTCCAAGAGAGAAAGACGTTGAATTTGACCTTGAATGTGGTGGGAACTCTAGCGATGAGGATGTAGGCAACGATCTTTATGTTAGTGATAGAGAATCAAAGGGTGCTTTTGGTTGGGCGTGGAATGGGATTTTGAATGTTGATGGATCATATAAGGGTAAAAGTGGGACTGAGTCATGTAGCAATTCAGCAAAATCTGGTGATGTTGTGGTTATGGATGAAAATAATGTGGAATTGCTTGTGGACAAGGGTTTTGTCCAACACCAATTTTCCAATGTAAATGGTAATCATGCAAAACAGAAGACTAAGCTCTTTATCCCCAAAAAGCCTCCAAAGCCACCCCTGCCTCCAAGAGGTCCTTCACTGGATGCTGGTGATCAGAAGTTTATGGAGGAACTTGCGGAGCTCGCCTTGCAGAAGCGTGCAAGGGTTAAGAAAATGAAAGCAGTGAGAAAGATGAAAGCGAGCAAGTCCTCATCGTCATCATCAACATATACCAGTCTTTATGCCATGGTCATCactgttttcttcttccttgtCATAATACTTCACG GAATCAGATCTGCAAATAGTGCTGCCGTTGGGTTAATGGATTCCCCTGAGGCAACAATTGCAGGAAATGAGGGTTTGATTTCAATTCAGTATCCCCCAGACTTCAATAGAAATGAAGGAGATGCACCTGGCTCTCGCAATCCAT TTCAGCAGAAAAGATAA
- the LOC100306582 gene encoding uncharacterized protein isoform X1, producing MDHTVPREKDVEFDLECGGNSSDEDVGNDLYVSDRESKGAFGWAWNGILNVDGSYKGKSGTESCSNSAKSGDVVVMDENNVELLVDKGFVQHQFSNVNGNHAKQKTKLFIPKKPPKPPLPPRGPSLDAGDQKFMEELAELALQKRARVKKMKAVRKMKASKSSSSSSTYTSLYAMVITVFFFLVIILHGIRSANSAAVGLMDSPEATIAGNEGLISIQYPPDFNRNEGDAPGSRNPCVYFLFFSQLCN from the exons ATGGACCATACTGTTCCAAGAGAGAAAGACGTTGAATTTGACCTTGAATGTGGTGGGAACTCTAGCGATGAGGATGTAGGCAACGATCTTTATGTTAGTGATAGAGAATCAAAGGGTGCTTTTGGTTGGGCGTGGAATGGGATTTTGAATGTTGATGGATCATATAAGGGTAAAAGTGGGACTGAGTCATGTAGCAATTCAGCAAAATCTGGTGATGTTGTGGTTATGGATGAAAATAATGTGGAATTGCTTGTGGACAAGGGTTTTGTCCAACACCAATTTTCCAATGTAAATGGTAATCATGCAAAACAGAAGACTAAGCTCTTTATCCCCAAAAAGCCTCCAAAGCCACCCCTGCCTCCAAGAGGTCCTTCACTGGATGCTGGTGATCAGAAGTTTATGGAGGAACTTGCGGAGCTCGCCTTGCAGAAGCGTGCAAGGGTTAAGAAAATGAAAGCAGTGAGAAAGATGAAAGCGAGCAAGTCCTCATCGTCATCATCAACATATACCAGTCTTTATGCCATGGTCATCactgttttcttcttccttgtCATAATACTTCACG GAATCAGATCTGCAAATAGTGCTGCCGTTGGGTTAATGGATTCCCCTGAGGCAACAATTGCAGGAAATGAGGGTTTGATTTCAATTCAGTATCCCCCAGACTTCAATAGAAATGAAGGAGATGCACCTGGCTCTCGCAATCCATgtgtgtattttctttttttttcacaactatgtaattga